Proteins found in one Meiothermus sp. Pnk-1 genomic segment:
- a CDS encoding DUF294 nucleotidyltransferase-like domain-containing protein, with translation MNTQKFSDPLDFIRLCPPFDQLPPQGLQTLEKSLEVAYLPAGTRVLEEGGKSSNHLYLIRKGSVRLERGGKVVMQLEEGDLFGYPSLLSQDAPAFDVIAEEDLLAYRWPAETFRTLMEYPGFAQFFTQGLAERLHKAVQPESTYLNVDFSLPIRQVVSRPAVFVPRGYTVQQAAQLMRQHRISSVLVMGDPVGILTDRDLRNRVLAEGLPPNTPVEQVMSTPLKTLAASSSLFEALSFMMAHDIHHLPLTEEGRIIGVVTDTVFLHQQARSPLYLARRLERSEDPEQLQGYGLELAGVIENLLNGGLGAAEIGRAVSTLNDLLLYRLLRLAEQKLGPPPTPYAWIVFGSEGRMEQTLLTDQDNALIYAQPSPQAAHYFPQLAEFVVKGLLSAGFPLCPGGYMATNWHKPLADWLQLFREWIERPTPEALLESAIFFDFRPLHSSLDLSVLREAVGQARSNQRFLAQLARSALEFRPPLTLFRQIRQDEAGLDLKKSGITPIVSLARLYALAAGSEAVSTPERLKAAAQAGTLSEETALTLAEAFAFLLRLRLREQLQAFRKGQPVGNRVRLETLSPLERHHLREAFLAIREAQEATRLSFRTDQLG, from the coding sequence ATGAACACCCAAAAGTTCTCTGATCCGTTGGATTTTATTCGCTTGTGCCCGCCCTTTGACCAGCTCCCACCCCAGGGCTTGCAAACGCTGGAAAAAAGCCTCGAGGTGGCCTATTTGCCCGCCGGGACGCGGGTGCTCGAGGAGGGGGGTAAGAGCAGTAACCATCTATACCTGATCCGCAAAGGCTCGGTTCGACTCGAGCGAGGGGGGAAGGTGGTGATGCAGCTCGAGGAGGGTGACCTATTCGGTTACCCCTCGCTGCTCTCTCAGGACGCCCCGGCCTTCGATGTTATCGCCGAGGAAGACCTCTTGGCCTACCGCTGGCCCGCCGAGACCTTTCGCACCCTGATGGAGTATCCCGGCTTCGCCCAGTTCTTTACCCAGGGGCTCGCCGAACGGCTGCATAAGGCGGTGCAACCCGAATCCACCTACCTGAACGTAGATTTCAGCTTGCCCATCAGGCAAGTGGTGAGCCGGCCTGCGGTCTTTGTTCCCCGCGGATACACGGTGCAACAAGCAGCCCAGCTCATGCGACAGCACCGCATCAGCTCGGTGCTGGTGATGGGCGACCCGGTGGGCATCCTGACCGACCGCGACCTTAGAAACCGGGTCCTAGCCGAGGGCTTACCCCCCAACACCCCGGTAGAGCAGGTGATGAGCACTCCGCTGAAAACCTTAGCGGCCTCGAGTTCGCTCTTCGAGGCGCTATCCTTCATGATGGCCCACGATATTCACCACCTGCCCCTCACCGAGGAAGGGCGGATCATAGGAGTCGTCACCGATACAGTTTTTCTGCACCAGCAAGCGCGAAGCCCACTGTACCTAGCCCGGCGTCTCGAGCGTAGCGAAGATCCAGAACAGCTACAGGGATACGGGCTCGAGCTAGCCGGAGTGATAGAAAACCTGCTCAACGGTGGGCTGGGTGCGGCGGAGATCGGGCGCGCGGTGAGCACCCTCAACGACCTACTGCTATACCGTCTATTGCGCCTGGCCGAACAAAAGCTGGGGCCACCCCCTACCCCCTATGCCTGGATTGTCTTCGGCTCCGAAGGACGGATGGAGCAGACCCTCCTCACCGACCAGGATAACGCGCTGATCTACGCCCAGCCCTCTCCACAAGCCGCCCATTACTTCCCCCAGCTCGCGGAGTTCGTGGTAAAGGGGCTGCTGAGCGCTGGGTTCCCTCTTTGTCCGGGCGGTTACATGGCGACAAACTGGCACAAACCCCTGGCCGATTGGCTCCAGCTCTTCCGGGAGTGGATCGAGCGGCCTACCCCAGAGGCCCTGCTCGAAAGCGCCATCTTCTTTGACTTCCGCCCGCTACACAGCTCGCTTGATCTCAGCGTGCTGCGCGAAGCAGTGGGACAGGCCCGCTCGAACCAGCGCTTTCTAGCCCAGCTGGCCCGCTCCGCGCTCGAGTTCCGCCCTCCGCTCACCCTCTTCCGGCAAATCCGCCAGGATGAGGCCGGGCTCGACCTCAAGAAAAGCGGCATCACTCCCATCGTCAGCCTAGCTCGCCTCTACGCCTTAGCCGCCGGTTCCGAGGCGGTGAGCACGCCCGAGCGCCTGAAAGCTGCCGCCCAAGCCGGGACACTGAGCGAAGAGACCGCGCTGACTCTGGCAGAAGCCTTTGCCTTCTTGCTGCGTCTGCGGCTACGCGAACAGCTGCAGGCCTTCCGCAAAGGTCAGCCGGTGGGAAACCGAGTACGGCTAGAAACCTTGAGCCCGCTGGAGCGCCACCATCTACGCGAAGCCTTTCTGGCCATCCGCGAAGCCCAAGAGGCCACCCGCCTAAGCTTCCGCACTGACCAGCTCGGGTGA
- a CDS encoding 3'-5' exonuclease: MLKRLLRRTPALPWEEVVYWALDLETSGLKPQDQILSVGMVPIRKGVIRYGEHLYSLVRPHRFDTLSLEGLRAHQIRPFELREAPPLCQVLREVHQRLKEGVLLVHHALVDVTFLKRAYARCDLVWPEPQVVDTVKLLHKLGQRRALLEPHLEAPPENLAKARAFLDLPPYTAHHALIDALATAEIFLVLRAKLGIRTLRELV; the protein is encoded by the coding sequence ATGCTTAAGCGCCTGCTACGACGCACCCCCGCATTGCCTTGGGAGGAAGTGGTGTACTGGGCGCTTGACCTTGAGACCAGCGGGCTCAAACCCCAAGATCAAATCCTCTCGGTGGGCATGGTTCCCATTCGGAAAGGGGTGATCCGCTACGGGGAGCACTTGTACAGCTTGGTGCGCCCCCACCGTTTCGACACGCTCTCGCTCGAGGGGCTGCGGGCCCACCAGATCCGTCCTTTTGAGCTGCGTGAGGCCCCCCCGCTTTGCCAGGTCTTGCGCGAAGTTCATCAGCGGCTCAAAGAGGGGGTTTTGCTGGTCCATCACGCTTTGGTGGACGTAACGTTTTTGAAGCGCGCGTATGCCCGTTGCGACCTGGTTTGGCCCGAGCCACAGGTAGTAGATACCGTCAAACTGCTGCACAAGCTCGGCCAACGGCGAGCGCTGCTCGAGCCCCACCTTGAAGCACCTCCTGAGAATTTGGCCAAGGCGCGGGCCTTTCTTGATCTACCACCTTACACCGCTCACCACGCTCTAATCGATGCGCTCGCTACCGCGGAGATATTTTTGGTCCTGCGCGCCAAGCTAGGAATCCGGACGTTGCGTGAACTGGTTTAG
- a CDS encoding MotA/TolQ/ExbB proton channel family protein → MTPLELIQAAGPVLWAILALSLYVVYTFFLHLQALLRLGRDSRLLLTRVHASIMHGDLAGALREVRRERSAVANVLRAGLERAEVGGIEAALNEAVQYEEARLFRPLGGLGTAAQIGPLLGLLGTVIGMIRSFLVFAQSPNPTPTQLSTGISEALVNTAAGLIVAIVAYLARSYLRNRAEALLLGVDRAREALPAWLAEAQLRREGRLRGAPAPLYEPDRVEAVSPKEGA, encoded by the coding sequence ATGACCCCCCTCGAGCTGATCCAAGCGGCTGGGCCGGTGTTGTGGGCCATCCTGGCACTTTCGCTGTACGTGGTGTACACGTTCTTCTTGCACCTGCAAGCCCTCTTGCGCCTAGGCCGGGATAGCCGGTTACTCTTGACCCGGGTCCACGCCTCGATCATGCACGGCGACCTGGCCGGGGCCCTGCGGGAGGTGCGGCGTGAGCGGAGCGCGGTAGCGAATGTGCTGCGGGCGGGGCTCGAGCGGGCTGAAGTGGGAGGGATCGAAGCCGCGCTCAACGAGGCGGTGCAGTACGAGGAGGCCCGGCTTTTCCGGCCCTTGGGCGGCTTGGGAACGGCGGCCCAGATCGGCCCGCTGCTGGGGTTGTTGGGCACGGTGATCGGGATGATCCGCTCGTTCCTGGTCTTCGCTCAATCTCCCAACCCCACCCCCACCCAGCTCTCCACCGGGATCAGCGAGGCGTTGGTCAACACCGCAGCGGGGCTCATCGTGGCGATCGTGGCCTATCTGGCCCGTAGCTACCTGCGCAACCGAGCCGAGGCCCTGCTGCTGGGGGTGGACCGGGCGCGCGAGGCCCTCCCGGCTTGGCTCGCCGAGGCCCAGCTTCGCCGCGAGGGCCGCCTGCGAGGAGCCCCGGCCCCGCTTTACGAACCCGACCGGGTGGAGGCTGTGAGCCCCAAGGAGGGCGCATGA
- a CDS encoding biopolymer transporter ExbD: MRRRAGLGRRTLEPVEFNFAPMVDVVLILVIFFMLAANLNRPDRAFAVDLPQASTAQAIPQAPLVIALSRNGQVALNGQVVSPAALEGELRKALKNPNRAVLLEADKAATHGRVVSLINLVRLAGGTRLEIATLP, encoded by the coding sequence ATGAGGCGCCGAGCGGGCCTGGGGCGGCGCACCCTCGAGCCCGTAGAGTTCAACTTCGCCCCCATGGTGGATGTGGTGTTGATCCTGGTGATCTTCTTCATGCTGGCGGCCAACCTGAACCGCCCGGATCGGGCCTTTGCGGTAGACCTGCCCCAGGCCAGCACCGCCCAGGCCATCCCCCAAGCCCCGCTGGTGATCGCCCTCAGCCGGAACGGACAGGTGGCCCTCAACGGCCAGGTGGTGAGCCCGGCAGCGCTCGAAGGAGAGCTGCGCAAAGCCCTCAAGAACCCCAACCGCGCGGTCTTGCTCGAGGCCGATAAGGCCGCCACCCACGGAAGGGTGGTCTCGCTCATCAACCTGGTGCGCTTGGCCGGAGGGACCCGGCTGGAGATCGCCACCCTGCCCTGA
- a CDS encoding helix-turn-helix domain-containing protein: MGFKTHARYNGVSKLIRCSYEPQALLRPGGRMLFTTGQAARILGVNRYTIRDWARSGKVPSIRWGRRYMLETESLELLQRILEGREYAQAKAEGKV; the protein is encoded by the coding sequence ATGGGGTTCAAAACCCACGCACGATATAATGGGGTGTCCAAGCTAATTAGGTGCAGTTATGAGCCTCAGGCTTTGCTGAGGCCAGGAGGACGTATGCTTTTCACTACAGGTCAAGCGGCAAGAATCCTCGGGGTGAACCGGTACACCATAAGGGACTGGGCACGTAGCGGCAAGGTACCTAGCATTCGCTGGGGTAGGCGCTACATGCTGGAGACTGAAAGCCTCGAGCTGCTACAGCGTATCCTCGAGGGCCGGGAGTACGCGCAAGCTAAGGCTGAGGGCAAGGTTTAA
- a CDS encoding tyrosine-type recombinase/integrase, giving the protein MTIGEAIEYFLADHRRLGSRPDTIRWYRTTLSLLLRDHQGDPVTALTKPLMLKVLDRNVSTNTKAIYERALRGFTRALYRDGIIAKFPFEGMKRPREEYKPKKTLTQEEVNRLFAAAGSDPRYRLRNRAMLYVLLQAGLRASEVARMRVEDVDWENAAIIVRGKTGDAVVPMSRDVYRAMKAYLTTERRGQSRYFFATGSLAVTGTSVSRWVQRLAKRAGLSRPVGAHLLRHTFATNYLKAGGDAFRLQRLMRHKTASMTQRYVNLVLDDVAADLNRRVLRPERWV; this is encoded by the coding sequence ATGACCATTGGTGAGGCTATCGAGTACTTTCTGGCAGACCACCGTCGGCTTGGTTCGCGTCCGGACACCATAAGGTGGTACCGCACCACGTTGAGCCTGTTGCTTAGAGACCACCAGGGCGACCCTGTGACCGCCTTGACCAAGCCTCTTATGCTCAAGGTGCTAGACCGGAATGTATCCACCAACACCAAGGCCATCTATGAGCGGGCGCTACGCGGATTCACCAGAGCGCTGTACCGTGACGGCATCATCGCCAAATTTCCATTCGAGGGCATGAAGCGCCCTCGAGAGGAGTACAAGCCCAAGAAAACCTTGACCCAAGAGGAGGTAAACCGCCTTTTTGCTGCGGCTGGGTCAGACCCACGCTACCGGCTACGCAATCGGGCCATGCTGTACGTGCTGCTACAGGCAGGTTTGCGGGCTTCGGAGGTAGCCCGAATGCGGGTTGAGGATGTGGACTGGGAGAACGCGGCTATCATTGTACGGGGTAAGACTGGAGACGCCGTCGTACCCATGAGCCGCGATGTGTACCGGGCCATGAAAGCGTACCTGACCACGGAGCGCAGAGGGCAAAGCCGCTACTTTTTCGCCACCGGTAGTCTAGCGGTCACCGGGACTTCGGTGAGCCGCTGGGTGCAGCGACTGGCAAAGCGGGCTGGACTTTCTAGGCCTGTAGGTGCGCACCTGCTGCGCCACACATTCGCCACAAATTACCTGAAAGCAGGCGGTGACGCTTTCCGGCTACAGCGGCTAATGCGTCACAAGACTGCTTCCATGACCCAGCGGTACGTGAACTTGGTGCTGGATGATGTAGCGGCAGACCTCAACCGCAGAGTACTTAGGCCGGAACGCTGGGTGTGA
- a CDS encoding VWA domain-containing protein: MRGLRLGVILLLLCAAWGPSLPLRPARTVVMLDQSPSAREATARLAPQLELPGAQYLAFASRPQPIATPTARRTDLGDGTDLEQALEAAQAFRPDRIVLVSDGLWQTQVPPPPVPVYALAVSPSPNLSLSLLPPAYPMKGEVAEVRVLLESTTSARARLIVEGPAGRLIRELRVEPGQQSLGYRFPLESPAVVRATLQSPLGTKQARLEVAPIDQVRVWVLGDPALARYLEAQGFAVEEPQHITLPIKAQVVALGKGALEFSPAELDALQSFLAQGGSLLWTATPKGLFFGSWERSTLADAIPLEPLKEDGGVGLVLVLDVSGSMLEADKLGLALSGALELIRSAREQDYIGVVAFSSGAHWIFRPRPMTPQGRREAESLLLSARAGGGTVMGEAYAQALQALQGLKVQDKQVLVLTDGLVQDPTPPILQAAHQAQTSKIRTNTVALGTDADRGFLRELARQGGGSFYDVPRPQDLPRFFLEEAQRAFRREALVGNFPLSLRLHPITRGLNPPPLSVILPAKTKPWAQGLLYSGERVALAVGEAGRGRVAALATDLSRSWLGWREVSGFLGGMVRWLAQTPARPHIQALSQPNGVRVVLEGQFEHPWLRHAGLEQAMPPVGPLRYEALLPPGSSGEAVVLEGDQPRLSLRLPELPEWRLEDGRVHLARLAEASGGRLLTSPAELRQLPSRADLSTRPYLLGLAILLFLLERYFERRVGLGH; the protein is encoded by the coding sequence GTGCGGGGGCTGCGACTCGGGGTGATTTTGCTGCTGCTTTGCGCAGCTTGGGGGCCCAGCTTGCCGCTTCGCCCAGCCCGCACGGTGGTCATGCTCGATCAAAGCCCCTCGGCGCGGGAGGCTACGGCGCGATTGGCCCCGCAGCTCGAGCTTCCCGGAGCGCAGTACTTGGCCTTCGCCTCGAGGCCCCAACCCATCGCCACCCCCACTGCCCGCCGTACCGACTTGGGCGATGGCACCGACCTCGAGCAGGCTCTGGAGGCGGCCCAGGCATTCCGACCCGACCGTATCGTGCTGGTCTCGGACGGGCTATGGCAGACCCAGGTACCTCCGCCTCCGGTGCCGGTGTACGCCTTAGCGGTCTCTCCCAGCCCCAACCTCTCGCTTTCGTTGCTGCCCCCCGCTTACCCGATGAAAGGCGAGGTTGCAGAGGTGCGGGTACTGCTCGAGTCCACCACCTCCGCTCGAGCCCGGCTGATCGTGGAAGGCCCTGCCGGGCGGTTGATCCGCGAACTGCGGGTCGAGCCGGGGCAGCAGAGCTTGGGTTACCGCTTTCCCCTGGAAAGTCCAGCGGTGGTGCGGGCTACCCTGCAAAGCCCTTTAGGAACCAAGCAGGCCCGGCTCGAAGTGGCCCCTATAGACCAGGTGCGCGTCTGGGTGCTGGGGGACCCGGCGCTGGCCCGCTACCTGGAGGCCCAAGGTTTCGCCGTGGAAGAACCACAGCACATCACCCTACCTATAAAAGCCCAGGTGGTTGCGCTGGGCAAAGGCGCCCTTGAGTTTTCCCCCGCTGAACTCGACGCGCTGCAAAGCTTCTTGGCCCAGGGAGGAAGCCTATTATGGACCGCAACGCCCAAGGGCCTGTTCTTCGGGAGTTGGGAGCGCAGTACCCTGGCCGATGCCATCCCCCTCGAGCCGCTGAAAGAAGATGGCGGGGTGGGCTTGGTGCTGGTTCTGGACGTCTCCGGCAGCATGCTCGAGGCCGACAAGTTGGGGTTGGCGCTCTCCGGAGCGTTGGAGCTGATCCGCTCTGCCCGCGAGCAGGACTATATCGGGGTGGTGGCTTTCTCCAGCGGTGCCCACTGGATCTTCCGGCCCCGGCCTATGACCCCACAGGGACGGCGCGAGGCGGAGAGCCTGCTCCTGTCGGCTCGTGCGGGGGGCGGCACCGTGATGGGCGAGGCCTATGCCCAAGCCCTGCAAGCGCTACAAGGGCTCAAGGTGCAAGACAAGCAGGTGTTGGTGCTTACGGATGGGTTGGTGCAAGATCCCACCCCGCCCATCCTGCAAGCGGCCCACCAGGCCCAAACGAGCAAGATTCGCACCAACACGGTGGCTCTGGGTACCGACGCGGACCGCGGCTTCTTGCGCGAGCTGGCCCGGCAAGGCGGAGGGAGTTTTTACGACGTGCCCCGCCCGCAAGACCTGCCTCGCTTTTTCCTCGAGGAGGCCCAGCGAGCCTTCCGGCGCGAGGCTCTGGTGGGGAACTTTCCCCTATCCTTGCGCCTTCACCCCATCACCCGTGGCCTTAACCCACCCCCCCTCTCGGTAATCCTTCCCGCCAAGACCAAACCCTGGGCCCAGGGGCTGCTCTACTCGGGGGAGCGAGTGGCGCTGGCGGTAGGCGAGGCGGGGCGAGGGCGGGTGGCGGCTTTGGCGACCGATCTTTCGCGCTCGTGGCTAGGCTGGCGGGAGGTCAGCGGTTTTCTGGGAGGGATGGTGCGCTGGCTGGCCCAGACCCCGGCCCGCCCCCACATCCAGGCTTTGAGCCAACCAAACGGGGTGCGAGTGGTGTTGGAAGGCCAGTTCGAACACCCCTGGTTGCGCCACGCCGGCCTCGAGCAGGCTATGCCCCCGGTTGGGCCACTACGCTACGAGGCCCTCCTGCCTCCGGGCTCGAGCGGAGAGGCGGTGGTGCTCGAGGGCGATCAACCTCGCCTTAGCCTACGCCTACCCGAGCTGCCCGAGTGGCGCCTAGAGGATGGACGGGTCCACTTGGCCAGGCTGGCCGAAGCCAGCGGAGGGCGGCTTCTGACCAGCCCTGCTGAGCTGCGGCAGCTTCCTAGCCGCGCCGACCTCTCTACCCGGCCCTACTTGTTGGGGTTGGCGATCCTGCTGTTTTTGCTTGAGCGCTACTTCGAGCGGCGGGTTGGATTAGGCCACTAA
- a CDS encoding S8 family serine peptidase — translation MRLALLALVLGLAACAQRGVSPSQIRLDYSGQGTLDLNVSYSTAWKLIPGSPWLTTTPAEGLGPARVSLQAKPTELPEAPSISTDLQFSGDLQGSTKVTLPLVKLSGQVQAPPSQTSFSLEAGAVPLRGKPQNLSTGEILVKYRSSGLEGSRTALHEPVEIVPQGAALLSSDRLNRLVKLRTSDLQTALRRLQSDPRVEWAEPNGIVWALGEPADEFYPLEWHLRLTGARFSYLGSYPNPVTVAVVDTGVRYDHPDLQGRLVLPGEGALDLVEGDSDPTDTGDIASPDKGSHGTHVTGIITAGAGTFVAPCPNCSNSGVVGVAWPAPVKVLPIRILDESGNGTFEAVAAAIRYAAGIPVEFDGKKYVNPQPASVINLSLGSTTQSQAMCEAVAEATARGVAVVAAAGNGGGTAYYYPASCPGAISVGATDYNFGGLPRPAWYSQRNDRVSVAAPGGDTAQFTGGLLCRNKQTEDERPCPDGILSTTWNFNTNQPNYAFYMGTSQAAPQVAAALALLISSGQASDGQAAWEQLKSHLTDLGPAGKDDAYGLGFLNLPGALGLKLPPGPYVLALEGPTPRLLRPDASGYFETYVMAGDYELRSCRDDSQNGLCDASEPRTVRQLQVPSQAEFSMGLQRVPTP, via the coding sequence ATGCGTCTGGCTCTTTTGGCGCTGGTATTGGGCCTGGCGGCCTGTGCACAGCGGGGCGTCTCCCCCTCTCAGATTCGCCTTGACTATAGCGGTCAGGGAACCCTGGATTTAAACGTAAGCTACTCCACCGCCTGGAAGCTTATCCCCGGCAGCCCCTGGCTGACCACCACGCCCGCCGAGGGGCTAGGCCCGGCCCGGGTGAGCTTACAGGCTAAGCCGACGGAGCTTCCCGAAGCGCCTTCCATCAGCACCGACTTGCAATTTTCCGGCGATCTCCAAGGGAGCACCAAGGTCACCCTCCCGCTGGTCAAGCTCAGCGGCCAAGTCCAGGCACCTCCGTCGCAAACCTCCTTCTCTCTCGAGGCAGGCGCCGTCCCCCTGCGTGGCAAGCCCCAGAACCTCTCGACCGGTGAAATCCTGGTCAAGTACCGCTCGAGCGGGCTGGAGGGAAGCCGCACCGCTCTGCATGAGCCGGTCGAGATCGTCCCCCAGGGGGCCGCACTCCTCTCCAGCGACCGCCTCAACCGATTGGTCAAGCTTCGGACTTCCGACCTCCAAACCGCGCTGCGCCGCCTACAAAGCGACCCCCGGGTGGAGTGGGCCGAGCCCAATGGGATCGTCTGGGCCTTGGGCGAACCTGCCGATGAATTCTATCCTCTGGAGTGGCATTTGCGCCTCACCGGGGCGCGCTTTAGCTATTTGGGCTCCTATCCCAATCCGGTGACGGTCGCAGTGGTAGATACCGGGGTGCGCTATGACCACCCTGACTTACAGGGCCGGTTGGTGCTTCCCGGAGAGGGCGCGCTTGACCTGGTAGAGGGCGACTCTGACCCCACCGATACCGGCGATATCGCGTCTCCTGATAAGGGCAGCCACGGCACCCATGTGACCGGTATTATCACTGCCGGCGCCGGTACGTTTGTTGCTCCTTGCCCGAACTGTAGTAACAGCGGGGTGGTGGGGGTGGCCTGGCCAGCCCCAGTCAAGGTACTTCCCATCCGAATACTCGACGAGAGCGGCAATGGCACCTTCGAGGCGGTAGCGGCGGCTATCCGTTATGCCGCAGGCATCCCGGTGGAATTCGACGGGAAGAAGTACGTCAATCCCCAGCCAGCCTCGGTGATCAACCTCTCCTTGGGCTCCACGACGCAATCCCAAGCTATGTGTGAAGCCGTGGCCGAAGCCACCGCGCGGGGCGTGGCGGTGGTGGCGGCGGCAGGGAATGGGGGCGGAACCGCCTACTACTATCCAGCCTCCTGCCCCGGGGCGATCAGCGTGGGCGCCACCGATTACAACTTTGGCGGGCTTCCACGCCCGGCTTGGTATTCCCAGCGAAACGACCGCGTAAGCGTCGCCGCTCCCGGTGGAGACACCGCCCAGTTCACCGGCGGCCTCCTATGCCGCAACAAGCAGACCGAAGACGAGCGCCCCTGCCCGGATGGCATCCTCTCCACTACCTGGAACTTTAACACCAACCAGCCCAACTACGCCTTTTACATGGGCACTTCCCAGGCTGCTCCCCAGGTGGCGGCAGCGCTAGCCCTGCTCATCTCGAGCGGCCAAGCCAGCGATGGTCAAGCCGCTTGGGAACAGCTCAAAAGCCACCTCACCGACCTTGGTCCGGCCGGTAAGGACGACGCTTACGGCCTAGGGTTTCTCAACTTGCCGGGGGCGCTGGGCCTAAAGCTTCCGCCAGGGCCTTATGTGCTGGCGCTGGAGGGACCCACCCCCCGGCTCCTCAGGCCCGATGCCTCTGGGTACTTCGAGACTTACGTGATGGCCGGAGACTACGAACTCAGGTCCTGCCGTGACGATTCCCAAAACGGACTATGTGACGCCAGCGAACCACGTACCGTGCGACAACTGCAGGTGCCGTCCCAGGCCGAGTTCAGCATGGGGTTGCAGCGCGTACCGACTCCCTAG
- a CDS encoding LCP family protein: protein MRRLIWVLLLIGLAALGYWAFPLLQAFFRYGSLPRSLNNPLNVLVQGVSPEYSGYHTRAPENFRGHADTLLLVRFDPGQKRVVVLSIPRDTYVQLPGHGYRKINEANVLGGPELAKQAVSSLVGVPVDAYVSISTEALRQAVDALGGVVVCVERPLHYRDSAAQLEINLEPGCQRLDGKNAEAYLRFRKDALGDIGRIQRQQAFFQALHEQLLSPAGALRLPQVVAAVEANLRTDLGRAQIGQLLGFAMQRPSLVSLLLPGGFGGGWEVDQAGLEALVKRYFKGQGAEQAAAVQDLQGRVASVIYAPEQWEEAKQMRDTLHRLGMRVILREVDAAPQHSEVLSNGDSGLARALASQLGISWRISGETTLGADLTVRLGASRTNP from the coding sequence GTGCGACGGCTCATATGGGTTTTGTTATTGATTGGTCTGGCGGCGCTTGGCTACTGGGCCTTTCCGCTTCTTCAGGCGTTCTTTCGCTACGGTAGCCTTCCGCGCAGTCTCAATAACCCCCTCAACGTGTTGGTGCAAGGGGTATCGCCAGAGTATTCCGGTTACCATACCCGTGCTCCGGAGAACTTTCGCGGTCACGCCGATACCTTGCTTCTGGTCCGCTTCGACCCCGGCCAGAAGCGGGTGGTGGTGCTTTCCATTCCCCGCGACACCTATGTGCAACTCCCCGGCCACGGCTACCGGAAGATCAACGAGGCCAACGTACTGGGCGGCCCCGAACTAGCCAAGCAGGCGGTCTCGAGCTTGGTGGGGGTGCCGGTAGATGCTTACGTTTCTATCAGTACAGAAGCCTTACGCCAAGCGGTAGACGCCTTGGGTGGGGTGGTGGTGTGCGTGGAACGTCCCTTGCACTACCGCGACAGCGCAGCTCAGCTCGAGATCAACCTCGAGCCCGGCTGCCAGCGGCTCGACGGCAAGAACGCCGAGGCCTACCTCCGCTTCCGCAAGGACGCGCTGGGCGACATCGGGCGCATCCAGCGCCAACAAGCATTTTTTCAGGCCCTGCACGAGCAACTGTTGAGCCCGGCGGGGGCGCTGCGGCTACCGCAGGTGGTGGCTGCGGTAGAGGCCAACCTTCGCACGGATTTGGGCCGCGCCCAGATCGGGCAGTTGCTGGGCTTCGCCATGCAGCGGCCCAGCCTGGTGAGCCTGCTGCTGCCGGGCGGTTTTGGTGGTGGCTGGGAAGTGGACCAGGCAGGGCTCGAGGCGCTGGTAAAGCGCTACTTCAAAGGCCAAGGGGCCGAGCAGGCCGCCGCGGTTCAGGATCTGCAGGGTCGGGTGGCTTCGGTGATCTACGCCCCTGAACAGTGGGAGGAGGCCAAGCAAATGCGCGACACCCTCCACCGGTTAGGGATGCGGGTGATTCTGCGCGAAGTGGATGCAGCCCCCCAACACAGCGAGGTGCTCTCCAACGGGGATTCAGGTTTGGCTCGAGCCTTAGCCAGCCAGCTGGGAATCTCCTGGCGCATCTCCGGGGAGACCACCTTGGGGGCTGACCTCACCGTGCGGCTTGGCGCAAGCCGCACGAACCCGTAA
- a CDS encoding helix-turn-helix transcriptional regulator: MPSETVLAICEALARAGLSQAELARRLGTDRGNVPRWLSENYQGHTVATLERIAEVLGMRLEIRFVRDDSSD; encoded by the coding sequence ATGCCGAGTGAGACTGTGCTGGCCATCTGCGAGGCCCTGGCCCGAGCCGGACTCAGCCAGGCCGAGCTGGCCCGGCGCCTCGGCACCGACCGGGGCAACGTCCCACGTTGGCTCTCCGAGAACTACCAGGGCCACACCGTGGCCACCCTCGAGCGCATCGCCGAGGTGCTCGGGATGCGGCTTGAAATCCGCTTCGTACGCGACGACTCCTCGGACTGA